The sequence AGCAATAATAATATCAATGGTGTTTTATACAGTTCTATGGGGAAAGGCAATAATAATTTGCACGTCATACACACATTtcagttcaaaaaataaattgggtaTAGTAAGTGCATTAACCATTACCCATTTGAGAGGAATATAGTTCTCTCTCAAGCCATTGTCAATAGCCACTGTAGCTGCTAAGGTTGACATATTCCTTAGTGATGCTCTTTATCTTGGAAGTAtataattctttctttctcacgAAAATGCACATATATAGAgacaacaaaaatattaaataaaaaaaaatgtatattacTAACAGAGGAGCCATGCTAGTACCAATAAATGGCCACAGGAATGACCAAGATTCAAACCCCCATCAAATTCGAACTACTAATATTAGTTATTGGATGATAGAGTTTattaaaacaatgaaaattacCTCATTAATCAAGCAATAAAGATAATACAATGAAAAGTCACCGTGGTCCTGATAGAACTGAAGGCAGTAATTGAGTAGCAGTAACAACATGTACTTCTTGGTTTTGAACTCCACCTCTCATGTTTGGTAAAGATGGATTTGAGAAGAAATAATCTAAGTCAGATACAATATTCACAGCACCCTCTAAGACCTTAACCACCATGGACATGGAAGGTCTCCTTGTGAAATCATTTTGCAAACACCATGCTGCAACCTTCATCATATTCACAACTTCAGCTCCATGTAATTGCATATCTTCACTGTACTTATCAACCAAATCTAGCAACCGATCCTCCTcaatatttttcctgaaaagATTAAGTAGATGCATTTCTTCCTCTGGCTGAGAGCGATCCAAATTTCTCCTTCCACACAAAATCTCCAAGAGCACTACTCCAAAGCTATATACATCTACTTTTTCTGTAATTACTGAACTCAACCATTCTGGAGCCATATAACCAGGAGTCCCTCTCATAGTTGTCACAACTTGGCTTTGGTCATGGTCAACTAGTTTAGACAACCCAAAATCAGAgacttttgtattaaaattcTCGTCTAAGAGGATGTTATGTGGTTTTATATCCAAGTGAACTATCTTCTGCCTGCAATCCTCATGCAAATAAGTTAGTCCCCTTGCAATTTCAAGGACGATCTTCTTTCTATGCTGCCAATCAAGCAACATCTCAGGATTTTTGTGAAATACCCATCTATCTAGGGACCCATTAGACATGTACTCGTAAACAAGAAGCCTATGATTTTTCTCAGCACAAAATCCAATTAGTCTCACCAAATTGATATGATGGATGCTGCCAATTGTCTCAACTTCTGCCAAAAACGATTTCTTGATTTGTCTGAAACCATCAAGACACTTCACTGCAACTTTTGTGCCGTCAGGTAGAGTTCCTTCGAAAACTGTGCCAAATCCTCCCCCACCGAGCTCcttattgaaattttctgttATTGCTTGCAAATCATCATAAGCATATCTTGTGGGCAACCCTGGTACATGATCCAAATAATACTCCTCGGTTTCatttgcatttttcttcttccGAAATAGTAAAGCAAAGATTCCAATTAAAAGAAACATAACAAGCAAAGATCCGAGGCTAGATCCCACTATTATTTGCTTATccttttta is a genomic window of Quercus lobata isolate SW786 chromosome 2, ValleyOak3.0 Primary Assembly, whole genome shotgun sequence containing:
- the LOC115976697 gene encoding G-type lectin S-receptor-like serine/threonine-protein kinase SD2-5 isoform X2, with the translated sequence MKFTVLVVVASTVNKRRLTSKKGLVLKDANGITVWSTNIGSKSVTGLNLTDMCNLQLLDDKSATIWQSYDHPVNTLFVGQKLVAGQQLTSLGGLFSLHVTRQGFFAYINSIPPQRYYTLAVNNIRYVQFLKDRLYIFSDVSSSLVIPSTNFSTRYMRLGADNGHLKVFDIHWGEVYDVFKTNITSCGFPRVCGHYGICTDGQCTCPRPINATRYFQPIEESQPDRGCSLSTPLSCDASKNHILLELHNITYFPFTQDPPSINPDLQHVNLDSCKQACLKNCSCKAAFYNSSKSLGNCYLLSQIFSLMSIDQDNTHLKVYIKVQNVQNVSSSDLPRQQKNHKKDKQIIVGSSLGSLLVMFLLIGIFALLFRKKKNANETEEYYLDHVPGLPTRYAYDDLQAITENFNKELGGGGFGTVFEGTLPDGTKVAVKCLDGFRQIKKSFLAEVETIGSIHHINLVRLIGFCAEKNHRLLVYEYMSNGSLDRWVFHKNPEMLLDWQHRKKIVLEIARGLTYLHEDCRQKIVHLDIKPHNILLDENFNTKVSDFGLSKLVDHDQSQVVTTMRGTPGYMAPEWLSSVITEKVDVYSFGVVLLEILCGRRNLDRSQPEEEMHLLNLFRKNIEEDRLLDLVDKYSEDMQLHGAEVVNMMKVAAWCLQNDFTRRPSMSMVVKVLEGAVNIVSDLDYFFSNPSLPNMRGGVQNQEVHVVTATQLLPSVLSGPR
- the LOC115976697 gene encoding G-type lectin S-receptor-like serine/threonine-protein kinase SD2-5 isoform X3, producing MSPGLPTRYAYDDLQAITENFNKELGGGGFGTVFEGTLPDGTKVAVKCLDGFRQIKKSFLAEVETIGSIHHINLVRLIGFCAEKNHRLLVYEYMSNGSLDRWVFHKNPEMLLDWQHRKKIVLEIARGLTYLHEDCRQKIVHLDIKPHNILLDENFNTKVSDFGLSKLVDHDQSQVVTTMRGTPGYMAPEWLSSVITEKVDVYSFGVVLLEILCGRRNLDRSQPEEEMHLLNLFRKNIEEDRLLDLVDKYSEDMQLHGAEVVNMMKVAAWCLQNDFTRRPSMSMVVKVLEGAVNIVSDLDYFFSNPSLPNMRGGVQNQEVHVVTATQLLPSVLSGPR